From the genome of Candidatus Nitrosocosmicus oleophilus, one region includes:
- a CDS encoding nucleotide sugar dehydrogenase: MKSGGNKDKPNNPLQGDVILEPFDTLIRKFKSGEYIVSVYGLGHVGAPIASAWLRSGVTVIGVDKSAKVLENARKGLTHIPEPMVNETFTNGLNNNKFLVYDDPIQASRTSKLKMICVPVLIRKNKADLDAVKEVTLAIGTGLKRNDIVSVHPSIPPGTTEKFLIPILEKSSGMRAASDFFVIYNPERIYEGRAIFDIEEGHPGIVSSNDNYSLDLAEKLFGLIYKKGLVKILGIKTAEAEKLFEGVYRDVNIALANELARLSDRLNIDFWQAKKAANSQNFCHIHDPGIGVGGACIPIYPQFILDVAIKNKINCRITKTARTINNDMPSYSLTNALKMLPRKVMRKSKVTILGLAFRGGVSDTRLSPTYDILKELTRLKIKDVIVHDPLVKQDNLILKYKNVELVNNLDYAVTNRDLIVLATNHQEYLKLNASIIGQTPIYDGRGLLNPDEFEKKLYRGIGRPIQP; encoded by the coding sequence GTGAAATCAGGCGGAAACAAGGATAAGCCTAATAATCCTTTACAAGGCGATGTAATCTTAGAACCTTTCGACACTCTAATTAGAAAATTCAAATCAGGTGAATACATCGTATCAGTTTACGGCTTAGGTCATGTGGGAGCGCCAATTGCTTCTGCTTGGTTGAGGTCAGGTGTGACTGTAATCGGCGTTGATAAATCAGCAAAAGTCTTAGAAAATGCTCGCAAAGGGTTAACACATATTCCGGAACCAATGGTTAATGAAACTTTTACCAATGGCTTAAACAATAACAAATTTTTGGTTTATGATGACCCAATTCAAGCATCCCGTACTTCAAAATTGAAGATGATATGCGTTCCTGTCTTAATAAGAAAAAACAAAGCTGATTTGGATGCTGTAAAAGAGGTGACCTTGGCGATAGGAACTGGTTTGAAGAGAAACGACATCGTGTCTGTACACCCATCAATCCCACCTGGAACTACTGAAAAGTTTTTGATACCTATTTTAGAGAAATCAAGTGGAATGAGAGCTGCATCGGATTTCTTTGTGATTTATAATCCTGAAAGAATTTACGAAGGTCGTGCCATTTTTGACATCGAAGAGGGTCATCCTGGAATAGTGTCTTCCAATGATAATTATAGCCTAGATCTTGCGGAAAAATTGTTTGGTCTTATCTATAAGAAAGGATTAGTAAAAATCTTGGGAATTAAAACCGCTGAAGCGGAAAAGTTATTTGAAGGTGTCTACAGGGATGTGAATATAGCTCTAGCAAATGAGCTTGCACGGTTAAGTGATAGATTAAATATTGATTTTTGGCAAGCCAAGAAGGCAGCCAACTCACAGAATTTCTGTCATATCCATGATCCAGGGATTGGGGTAGGCGGTGCATGTATCCCAATCTATCCTCAATTCATTCTTGATGTTGCGATAAAAAATAAGATAAATTGTAGAATTACTAAAACAGCCAGAACAATTAACAATGATATGCCTTCGTACTCTTTAACCAACGCATTAAAAATGCTTCCAAGAAAGGTAATGAGGAAATCAAAAGTAACAATTTTAGGTCTTGCCTTTCGTGGAGGAGTTTCTGATACAAGACTTTCACCTACTTACGATATCCTAAAAGAATTGACCAGATTAAAAATTAAGGACGTTATAGTTCATGATCCGCTGGTAAAACAAGACAATCTAATTTTAAAATATAAAAATGTAGAACTAGTGAATAATTTGGATTATGCTGTTACCAATCGCGATCTAATAGTCTTGGCCACCAATCATCAAGAATATTTGAAGCTTAATGCCTCCATAATCGGTCAAACTCCCATTTACGATGGTAGAGGTTTGCTTAACCCCGACGAATTTGAAAAAAAACTTTATAGAGGAATAGGGAGACCAATTCAGCCATGA
- a CDS encoding thioredoxin family protein, protein MVKTQSSQKLIAGSQAPDFSLKGVDSKKYSLNDINSRALLIVFICNHCPYVKARISDLISLQAKFDSSDLQIIGINSNDPSYDGEGFDNMVKFAREYSLNFPYLIDETQMVAKNFGAVCTPDPFLFDESKKLAFHGKINDAIEPSSNATVNIMENNIQKILDGKKSSIEKDFDPSIGCSIKWSS, encoded by the coding sequence ATGGTCAAGACACAGTCTTCACAAAAACTGATAGCTGGATCTCAGGCACCTGATTTCTCACTAAAAGGGGTTGACAGTAAAAAATACTCTTTAAATGATATTAATTCGCGTGCCCTTTTGATAGTGTTTATTTGTAATCATTGTCCTTACGTTAAAGCAAGAATAAGTGATTTGATTTCATTGCAAGCTAAATTTGATAGCTCTGATCTACAGATAATTGGAATAAATAGTAACGACCCAAGTTATGATGGAGAGGGATTTGATAACATGGTGAAATTTGCTCGAGAATATTCTCTCAATTTCCCATATCTTATTGATGAAACCCAAATGGTGGCCAAAAATTTTGGAGCAGTGTGTACCCCAGATCCATTTTTATTTGATGAATCTAAGAAACTTGCTTTTCATGGTAAAATAAATGACGCCATAGAACCTAGCTCTAATGCCACAGTCAACATTATGGAAAACAATATTCAAAAAATTCTGGATGGAAAGAAATCTAGCATCGAAAAGGATTTTGATCCTTCGATTGGTTGTTCAATCAAATGGAGTAGCTAG